The window AACAAGGGGATAGAAGTGAATTTTGTAAGGGAAGGAGATCGTTGGAGAAATGCTAATTTCGAATTTCTAATTTTATATCCATCTAAAAAGCATGAGGACAAAAACGACCAATCCATTGTACTTTTGACGCGTCTGGGTGGTTTAACTTGGTTGTTTACAGGAGATTTAGAACAACAAGGAGAGATGGATTTGCTGTCCTTATATCCAAATATTACTGCTGATGTGTTAAAAGTAGGCCACCACGGTAGTAATACTTCGACGACCGAAGCATTCTTGGCAAAGTTAAATCCTTCTTTCGCTTTGATTCCAGTAGGCACTAACAATCGCTTTGGTCATCCGCATCCCGAAGTGATACGTAGATTAGAAAGTAGGGGAGTCCAAATTTATCGAACGGATGAAAATGGGGCGATTGTCTATAGATTTTCTAATAAGTATGGAACCTTTTCGCCAACGTTACCATAGTATACATTATGAAAAAAGAGACTGCGTGAAGGCAGTCTCTTTTACCTAGCAAGTAGAAACTTGTAAGGTTAGTACCCTATTTTGTTTCACAACGGGTATATGGAATTGTTAGACCGGCTATGTATCCCGGTATTATGATCCTAAGAAATGAATAACCGTAGCCATAACAAAAATCGTTGCGAAAAACCCGAAGGATACGACAAAGCCGACAGCAGAGTCTACTGCATCGTTACGTTTACTTTGGACGCTTTTTTCAAATTCGTTCATAAGTATCCCTCCTTTTCACTCAATAGTATAAGCGAAAATGCAAAAAAAATCTACATGACAATTTTTAGATTTCCACCTTTAGCAAGAGTTGTCACAAATAGTTCAGAAAGATTCGGATAACCTAATATTACATCAGGCCGATGGTTTAATCGTTAACGAGTAAGTATCCTGGGGCTTATTGGTTAACGTTTATATAAAATGGGGGTTGCGTTTCTAATCGATTGAGATGTAACCCCCTCTGAAATACATAATAGTGAAAGATATTTACTACCTGAGTAAATATCTTTTCTTGTTTTCTTCACGGTTTCTAGTTACGATTAGATTAGTGAGTGAATTTTGTATACGTTTCGTTTAGTGAAAAACGAGTAGTTTATGAAACGCTCACTATTAAGGAAAACAAGTGGGAGTAAAAATATGTTATTAAATGCAATCAAAAAGTTAAAATCACAAAATTTTGCCCAAACATACTTATTATTAGGTACAGAAAATTTCTTATTAAAAGAAATGAAAACCGCTATTGTTGAGCATGTCATTGAAGAACACGAGCATGATTTCAACCTATCAACATACGATTTAGAAGAAACTCCAATAGAAGTGGCAATTGAAGATGCAGAAACGTTGCCTTTTATAGGGGAACGACGAGTTGTCATCGTAACTAATCCTTTTTTTCTTACTGGAGAAAAGTCGAAAAGCAAAGTGGAGCACAACACAGATAGATTTTTAGCGTATATACAACAACCGGCTCCCTACACGATTTTTGTAATTCTGGCTCCATATGCTAAATTAGATGAACGTAAAAAAATTGTTAAAACATTAAAAAATCAGTCTGAAATTTTTGAAGCGCAAACATTAGAAGAAAAAGACTTATTACAATGGATGTCTCATCGTGCCAAACAATATAGTGTTACACTATCTCCAAACGCTGGGGAAGAGTTATTGAAGATTGCAGGTGTGCACTTAGCTGTTCTTGCGCAAGAGATCGATAAAATGGCCATGTACATCGGACCTGGTGGCGGAGAAATTACGCTAGAAATAGTACAGAAATTGGCTGCCAAAACAATGGAACACAATATTTTTGAGTTAATCGAAAAAATTGTCCACCGAAAAATCGATCAAGCACTGGAAGTTTTTTATGAACTATTAAGAAATAATGAAGAGCCAATTAAAATTTTAGCGTTAATGACAGCCCAATTCCGCTTAATTTACCAAGTGAAAAACTTAAGCGAACAAGGATACAGTCAGCAAAAAATGGCCGGAACATTAAAAGTACACCCTTATCGTGTAAAATTAGCCGCTGGCCAAGCGAGATATTTCAAAGACAAAGAGCTCATGTCCCTTATGGACGGACTAGCAGAAGCCGACTACTCCATGAAAAGCGGTAAAATAGACAAAGTCCTAGCGGTAGAATTGTTATTATTAAAAATAGCTAACGTAAAATAAAAAAGTGGTATGACTTTTATTAATTTAGAGTCATACCACTTTTTTGTAATGCTATTTCTCCCGCTTACATTATCAAGACCAGTTTAGCTGTTGGAAAAGGGCAAAGTAGTTAGTAATTAGAGAGGTTAAGACCAATTTTGGATGTGAAAGATTAGAAATTGTCCATAAAAGAGAAATTAAGACCACCTTCAAAGGAGAAAGAGTGGAAAATGTCCATAAAAATGAGATTAAGACCAACTTCAAAGGAGAAAGAGAAGGAAATGTCCATAAAGTGAAATTAAGACCATCTTCAAAGGAGAAAGAGAAGGAAATGTCCATATAAAAGAAATCAAAATCATTTTATAAGGAAAAGATTAAGAAATGGTTATTTTAGGTTTTATGACCAAAACCAAAGTGCGAGAATCGTCATCGGTGTCATCTGAAAAATAAAAAACGACCCTAAGCGGATCGTTCTTCATTATGCTGTAGCTACGTTAAGTTTCTTCGCTAAGCGAGATTTTTGACGGTTAGCTGCATTTTTGTGGATTAATCCAGATTGAGCAGCCTTGTCTAAACGTTTTGCAGCTTCTAAGTATGCAGTTTTTGCACCTTCCACATCGTTGTTAGCAACGAATGCTTCTACTTTCTTCACCGCTGTACGCATTGCAGACTTAACTGTTGCGTTTTGAGCACGACGCTTCTCTGTAGTTTTTACACGTTTGATAGCAGATTTAATGTTTGGCATGTATTTCACCTCCATACGTTCTATAACGATCGAGATTATGTTAACTCGATTTATTTACTTATGAGAACAAGTGATATTTTATCAAAATGGACAAGAATATGCAATAGCAAGTCAAGGTAATTTTCTTGAAAGATAAAAATAAATTTACTTAGTCCAACTCTTAAAGTGTGACTTCAAAAGAAAAACAAATGCATGAATAAGGCAAATTTAGGAAACGATAACATTAAAATTTACATAGAGGGGATGGGAACATTCATGAATGAACCTTCCATTGATTTAAGTAAATATGCTATTCGAACAGACTTAGCTGTTGAAGCTGGACAAATGGCTTTAGAAAAACATAATAAAACAGCTCAGCAACCTGCAACATCATTAGAGGGAATCGTTGTTAAGGAAAGAGAAAGTAAAGGAGTTAAGATCACAAACGTTAACATAACCGAAAAAGGTGCGGAAATGACTGGGAAAAAACCAGGAAACTACCTGACGCTAGAAGTGCAAGGTATTCGCCAACAAGATACAGAACTGCAACAAAAAGTAGAAGAAGTTTTTGCTTATGAGTTTAATAAATTCATGGAACAGCTAAATATCCAAAAAGATGCAAGTTGCCTAGTTGTTGGATTAGGTAACTGGAATGTGACACCAGATGCATTAGGGCCAGTTGTTTGTGAAAATTTACTAATTACAAGACATTTGTTTTCTTTACAGCCAGAAGCTGTACAGGATGGCTTTAGATCTGTTAGTTCAATTGTTCCAGGAGTAATGGGGTTAACGGGAATTGAAACGAGCGACATTATTTTCGGTGTCGTAGAAAAGTCAAAACCAGATTTTGTCATAGCTATTGATGCACTGGCAGCACGTTCCATTGAGCGTGTTAACTCTACTATTCAAATTTCTGACACGGGAATTCACCCTGGTTCAGGTGTAGGTAATAAACGAAAAGAAATTAGTAAAGAAACATTAGGAATTCCAGTTATAGCTATTGGTATTCCAACTGTTGTCGATGCTGTTTCGATGGCAAGTGACACGATTGATTTTATATTAAAGCATTTCGGTAGAGAAATGAAAGAAGGCAATCGTCCTTCTCGCGCACTAGCTCCAGCAGGATTGACATTCGGTGAAAAAAGAGTTCTAACAGATGAGGACTTACCTTCAGAAGAGCATCGTCAAAACTTTTTAGGTGTTATAGGAAATTTAGAAGAAGAAGAAAAACGAAAGCTTATTCACGAAGTTCTTTCTCCATTGGGCCATAATCTAATGGTAACGCCAAAAGAAGTAGATGACTTTATTGAAGACATGGCCAATGTTATCGCTAGCGGCTTAAACGCAGCACTTCATGGTGAAGTGGACCAAGATAACGTTGGAGCGTATACACATTAGTTTAAAGTGACTAGTGGTTAGTAGCAAGCTTCTCAGGCATTTGTGAACCACTAATGGCTAACTGCTAATCACTAACCACTAGATTGGACAAGTTGTTCTAATCCTTTTTCTTGTTGCATACATATAGTAGCAACAGATGTAGAAAGGGTGAGAACAACTGCCATGAAAGGCTACCGCACGTCGAACGTCATCGTATCATTCAATGGGACAAGCATAAAAAAAACAATCGTAGCAATAATCGCAGCATTCATCTTCATATTTGCGGTATCAGGTTTGTTAACTTCACTAAAGCCAGAATATAGAATTACATTCTCAGCAGTAAACGAGTTTTCAAAGCGTTTTTCTGGTGAGTCACTTTTATTTATTTTTGGATATGAAAATGCTTATTTTACACAAGGTATGTCAGCGGAAATTAAAAAGCCAAACTATGGTGCAGCCCTGTTTGAGTTGACAACTAGCTTGAATTTAGACGATCCAAGAAGCTTAATTCGAAATGAAATACCTGGATTCCGCCAGTTCGATAGTGAAATTTTAATTGCTGGAGACGGAACTAACTATACAGACATTTCGATTGAATCACCTCCACCATATGAAGTGTTAATGGGGGAAAGGGAAGCAGCAATAGTAAATCTTGACGATATAGAATCGGATAAAGAAGATAATGAATCAACACCTCCTCCACTTTCAACTGGAGATAAAAAAGTAGTTTATATATATAACTCTCATAACTATGAATCATTTTTGCCGTACCTAGACGGGGTGGAAAATCCTGACGATGCTCAACATTCAAAAGTAAATGTAATGCGTTTAGGTGAGAGGTTAAAGGATGAATTGGAATTAAGAGGTGTGGGCTCTCACTTTGAAACAACAGATATTATGGCAATGTTAAAAGAAAACAGATGGCTATATCCACAGTCTTACAGAGCATCTAGAAAAGTTAAGGAAGCGGCAATTCAATCTAATCGTGATTTAAACTATTTTATAGATATTCATCGTGATGGAACTAGAAGAGACTCAACAACGACGAATATAAACGGGGAAGACTATGCAAAGATAATGTTCGTTATTGGTACAAACCATAACGGCTGGGAAAAGAACTTAAAAATTGTAGAACAATTAGATGCTCTCTTAAAAGAAAAATACCCAGGAATAAGCAGAGGGGCACGCCGTCAAGGTGGAGCAGGTAATAACGGAGTGTACAACCAAGATCTATCCGAACAATCTATCCTTATTGAAATTGGTGGTGTCGACAACACTTTTGAAGAAATGTATCGCACAGTAGAAGCATTTGCCGATGTATTTAGCGAATTCTACTGGCAAGCAGAAAAAGTAGACAGTAAACCACAAGGAAGTGGTCAGTAACTATTATGAAAAGAGGTGCTAAAAGTATGATGAAAAGGTTTATGTTGAAATGTACATTCATTGCATTTGTTCTATTTCTTGGAGTGCTTTTCGGCATGCAACAAGCAAATGTCGGAATGCAGAAAATGAAAGGATATGACGACCCGGCGTTTTCTGGATCAGCTTTTCATGTAGCAAGTGAAGAAGGATTCAAAAGTACATTGCACGGAACTAATGTAACAAGCCAAGATATAAGAGAAAAACAAAAAAAATTAGAAGAAATTAAAACATTTAATGCCTTTTCTTCTATGGGAAAAAAATTAGCTGGCAGTGTGTCGGATATGGTTGATAAAGCAATAAAAGATACAACTGATAAGGTAGAAGAAAAAATCACGAATATAAATAGTAAGGAAGAGGGTAGCTGAAAAGCTACTCTTTTTAAATTAGGAAAATGGTTAAAGAGGCTAGTTTACTTTGCTTACTTATAAATTTCATTGAATCTTCACACCCTAATTGCTATAATGAGAAATAGTGTACTTTGCCGAAAATTGTAGGAGTGAAAGTAATGAATAATGAAAAAAGATTAAAGCGTCAGTCCAATATCCGTAACTTTTCGATTATTGCCCATATTGACCATGGGAAATCAACGTTAGCTGACCGTATTTTAGAAAAAACATCTGCGTTAGCACAACGTGAAATGAAAAATCAGTTGTTAGACTCAATGGATTTAGAGCGTGAGCGTGGAATTACAATTAAACTGAACGCAGTCCAATTAAAATATAAAGCAAAAAATGGAGAAGAATATACCTTCCACCTTATTGATACCCCAGGGCATGTAGACTTTACATACGAAGTATCTCGAAGCCTAGCAGCTTGTGAAGGTGCAATTCTCGTAGTCGACGCAGCACAGGGTATCGAAGCACAAACGTTGGCGAACGTTTATCTTGCTTTAGATAATGATCTAGAAATCATGCCTGTAATCAATAAAATCGACTTACCAAGTGCAGAACCCGAGCGAGTTCGTCAGGAAATTGAAGATGTAATTGGCTTAGATGCATCCGATGCTGTTCTTGCAAGTGCAAAAGCTGGAATTGGTATTGAAGAGATTCTGGAGCAAGTTGTAGTAAAAATTCCTGCACCAGAGGGTGACCCTGAAGCACCATTAAAAGCGTTAATATTCGACTCTTTATTCGATCCATACCGTGGAGTTGTTGCATACATTCGTGTCGTGGACGGTACAGTTAAAGTTGGCGATAAAATTAGAATGATGGCAACTGGTAAAGAATTCGAAGTGAATGAAGTAGGAGTATTCACTCCTAAGTCACTTATGCTTGACGAGTTAACGGTTGGGGACGTAGGGTTTTTAACAGCGTCCATTAAAAATGTTGGAGATACACGTGTAGGTGATACAATCACAAACGCAAAAAATGGAGCAACAGAGCCGTTACCAGGTTACCGTAAATTAAACCCGATGGTATTCTGTGGACTATACCCAATCGATTCTGCGAAATTCAATGACTTACGTGATGCCTTAGAAAAATTGGAATTAAATGATTCTGCTCTACAATACGAGCCTGAAACATCGCAAGCATTAGGATTTGGATTCCGCTGTGGTTTCTTAGGACTACTTCACATGGAAATCATCCAAGAGCGTATTGAGCGTGAATTCAATATCGACTTAATTACTACGGCACCTTCCGTAATATATAACGTATTTTTAACAGATGGTTCAGAGCTTAGAGTAGACAACCCGTCTAACATGCCAAACCCTCAATCTATTGATAGAGTAGAAGAGCCATACGTGAAAGCAACGATCATGGTACCAAACGATTATGTTGGTGCAGTAATGGAGCTTTGCCAAGACAAGCGTGGAAACTTCATAGACATGACGTACCTAGACGATATTCGTGTAAGTGTGGTCTATCATATACCACTCGCAGAAATTGTATATGATTTCTTTGATCAGCTTAAATCGAGCACAAAAGGATATGCTTCTTTTGACTATGAGTTAATTGGATACAAGCCTTCTCACTTAGTGAAGATGGATATTTTATTGAATACTGAACAAGTGGATGCATTGAGCTTTATCGTGCATAGAGATTCTGCATATGAACGTGGGAAGATTATCGTTGAAAAACTAAAAGAACTTATTCCGAGACAACAATTCGAAGTGCCGATTCAAGCGACTATCGGGCAAAAAGTTGTTGCGCGTTCAACCATTAAAGCAATGCGTAAAAACGTACTTGCAAAATGTTACGGTGGAGATATTTCTCGTAAACGTAAACTTCTTGATAAACAAAAAGAAGGAAAAAAGCGTATGAAATCTGTAGGATCTGTAGAAGTACCGCAAGAAGCATTCATGGCAGTACTGAAAATGGACGATACCAACAGTAAAAAATAGAAAACATACCGCAGAATTTCTGCGGTTTTTTCTATATCAACCAATGAAAGTGTGAAAAGAATGCCTAAATCAGCATACTTACATATTCCGTTTTGTCACCATATTTGTCATTACTGTGACTTCAATAAAGTTTTCTTGAAAAATCAGCCAGTAGACGAATACTTAACCTATATGGAAAGAGAAATGGCAAATACGATGCAAAAGTTCCCTGCAAAAGAGCTTGATACCATTTTTGTTGGTGGCGGAACACCGACAGCGTTATCTGTCTCACAATTAGAAGTGTTTCTAACTTCTATTGAAAAACAACTGCCATTCAGCAAAAATAACGTAGAATACACATTTGAAGCAAATCCAGGCGAACTGTCTTTAGAAAAACTACAACTATTAAAACAATTCGGAGTTAATCGTCTTAGCTTTGGAGTGCAAAGTTTTAACGATGACTTGCTTAAGTTCATCGGTCGATCTCACCGTAAACAAGATGTTTACCGCACATTAGAATTGGCGAAACAAGCAGGATTTACGAATATTAGT is drawn from Bacillus alkalisoli and contains these coding sequences:
- a CDS encoding YqzM family protein, producing the protein MNEFEKSVQSKRNDAVDSAVGFVVSFGFFATIFVMATVIHFLGS
- the holA gene encoding DNA polymerase III subunit delta — protein: MLLNAIKKLKSQNFAQTYLLLGTENFLLKEMKTAIVEHVIEEHEHDFNLSTYDLEETPIEVAIEDAETLPFIGERRVVIVTNPFFLTGEKSKSKVEHNTDRFLAYIQQPAPYTIFVILAPYAKLDERKKIVKTLKNQSEIFEAQTLEEKDLLQWMSHRAKQYSVTLSPNAGEELLKIAGVHLAVLAQEIDKMAMYIGPGGGEITLEIVQKLAAKTMEHNIFELIEKIVHRKIDQALEVFYELLRNNEEPIKILALMTAQFRLIYQVKNLSEQGYSQQKMAGTLKVHPYRVKLAAGQARYFKDKELMSLMDGLAEADYSMKSGKIDKVLAVELLLLKIANVK
- the rpsT gene encoding 30S ribosomal protein S20; translation: MPNIKSAIKRVKTTEKRRAQNATVKSAMRTAVKKVEAFVANNDVEGAKTAYLEAAKRLDKAAQSGLIHKNAANRQKSRLAKKLNVATA
- the gpr gene encoding GPR endopeptidase → MNEPSIDLSKYAIRTDLAVEAGQMALEKHNKTAQQPATSLEGIVVKERESKGVKITNVNITEKGAEMTGKKPGNYLTLEVQGIRQQDTELQQKVEEVFAYEFNKFMEQLNIQKDASCLVVGLGNWNVTPDALGPVVCENLLITRHLFSLQPEAVQDGFRSVSSIVPGVMGLTGIETSDIIFGVVEKSKPDFVIAIDALAARSIERVNSTIQISDTGIHPGSGVGNKRKEISKETLGIPVIAIGIPTVVDAVSMASDTIDFILKHFGREMKEGNRPSRALAPAGLTFGEKRVLTDEDLPSEEHRQNFLGVIGNLEEEEKRKLIHEVLSPLGHNLMVTPKEVDDFIEDMANVIASGLNAALHGEVDQDNVGAYTH
- the spoIIP gene encoding stage II sporulation protein P — protein: MKGYRTSNVIVSFNGTSIKKTIVAIIAAFIFIFAVSGLLTSLKPEYRITFSAVNEFSKRFSGESLLFIFGYENAYFTQGMSAEIKKPNYGAALFELTTSLNLDDPRSLIRNEIPGFRQFDSEILIAGDGTNYTDISIESPPPYEVLMGEREAAIVNLDDIESDKEDNESTPPPLSTGDKKVVYIYNSHNYESFLPYLDGVENPDDAQHSKVNVMRLGERLKDELELRGVGSHFETTDIMAMLKENRWLYPQSYRASRKVKEAAIQSNRDLNYFIDIHRDGTRRDSTTTNINGEDYAKIMFVIGTNHNGWEKNLKIVEQLDALLKEKYPGISRGARRQGGAGNNGVYNQDLSEQSILIEIGGVDNTFEEMYRTVEAFADVFSEFYWQAEKVDSKPQGSGQ
- a CDS encoding DUF3679 domain-containing protein, translated to MMKRFMLKCTFIAFVLFLGVLFGMQQANVGMQKMKGYDDPAFSGSAFHVASEEGFKSTLHGTNVTSQDIREKQKKLEEIKTFNAFSSMGKKLAGSVSDMVDKAIKDTTDKVEEKITNINSKEEGS
- the lepA gene encoding translation elongation factor 4; translated protein: MNNEKRLKRQSNIRNFSIIAHIDHGKSTLADRILEKTSALAQREMKNQLLDSMDLERERGITIKLNAVQLKYKAKNGEEYTFHLIDTPGHVDFTYEVSRSLAACEGAILVVDAAQGIEAQTLANVYLALDNDLEIMPVINKIDLPSAEPERVRQEIEDVIGLDASDAVLASAKAGIGIEEILEQVVVKIPAPEGDPEAPLKALIFDSLFDPYRGVVAYIRVVDGTVKVGDKIRMMATGKEFEVNEVGVFTPKSLMLDELTVGDVGFLTASIKNVGDTRVGDTITNAKNGATEPLPGYRKLNPMVFCGLYPIDSAKFNDLRDALEKLELNDSALQYEPETSQALGFGFRCGFLGLLHMEIIQERIEREFNIDLITTAPSVIYNVFLTDGSELRVDNPSNMPNPQSIDRVEEPYVKATIMVPNDYVGAVMELCQDKRGNFIDMTYLDDIRVSVVYHIPLAEIVYDFFDQLKSSTKGYASFDYELIGYKPSHLVKMDILLNTEQVDALSFIVHRDSAYERGKIIVEKLKELIPRQQFEVPIQATIGQKVVARSTIKAMRKNVLAKCYGGDISRKRKLLDKQKEGKKRMKSVGSVEVPQEAFMAVLKMDDTNSKK